TCGGGCACAGCGCGGCGACCCTGGCGATGTGCACGCTGTGCGTGAAGTGGAGCCGGGAGGTGACCGGGCTGCTGCGGGCCGGGCTGCGGCTGATCCTGGCCGGTTCGGCGCTGGACGTGGCCGGGTTCCAGCTGACCAAGTACACGGCGGTGGTGGCGCGTTGGTCGGGCCACGACCTGGACGTGCTGTCCACGCAGGTGGCCCCGCCGCTGGCGTCGCTGGCCGCGCTGCTGTGCTCCGCGGGCTTCGCGCTGCCCCGGCTGCTGCCCTCGGTCCTCGCGCAGGTGCGCAGCCTGGACGACTACCGCAGCCTGGCGCCGCTGTGGGCACGGGTGCGGTTCGTGTCCACCGCGCCCAAACCGCCCAGCGGCTGGTGGCAGTTGCCGCGGGCCCGGCTGCACTGGCGGGAGGTGTCCATCCACGACGCGCTGCTCGGCCTCGCCCCGTACTTCGACGACGAGGTCCGCGAACGCGCCCTGGCCGCCGCCCGGCGCGCGGGCCGCACCGGGCACGAGGCGCGGATCGCGGCGGAGGCGGCGATGCTCGCCGACGCCGCGCGCCGCGCCGCCGCACGCGAGGAGCCGCTGCCCACGCCGAGCGGTTACCGTCTGCACGCCACGGAGGTGTCCGGGACGGGGGGTCTGGTGGAACTGGCGCAGGCACTGGTCAGGCCGCCCGCCGGAACCCCCGTGCGGGGAGGGGCGGTACGGACCTCCCCCGGCTGAGCCCGCGACCCACTCCGAGGAGTCCGATGTCCCCCTCCCCCAGTCACCGTCCGCGCAGAGCCGTGGTCGTCGGTGCCGGTCTGGCCGGCATGCTGGCCGCCGCGGCGCTGTCCTCCGCCGTGGACGACGTGGTCGTCCTCGACCGGGACGACCTGCCCGACGGCCCTGAACACCGCAAGGGGCTGCCCCAGGGCCGCCACGCCCATCTGCTGATGGCCGGGGGCCTGGCCGCGATGGAGGAACTGGTACCGGGCGGCGGGGTGCGCGAGCGGCTGCTCGCGGCGGGCGCCCGGGAGATCCCGCTCGGCTCGGGCATGCTGGCCCTGACCTCCGAGGGCTGGTTCCGGCGCTGGCGGCACGACGGTCCGCGGGTGCTCAGCTGCACCCGCGCACTGCTGGACTGGACCGTGCGCGACCTGGTCCTCACCCGTACCGGCACCCAGATCCGCAGGGCGCGGGCGGTGGGCCTCACGGGCGACGCGCGGCGGGTGCGCGGGGTGCGGATCGCGCCGGCCGGGGGCGGGACGGCCGGCGGCGGGACGGCCGGCGGCGAGGAGACCGAACTGGCCGCGGATCTCGTGGTCGACGCGAGCGGGCGCGGCTCACGGGTCGTCACCTGGCTGGCGGAGACGGGCATCACGGACGTGCGGACCAGGAGCGTCGACTGCGGGCTGGTGAACGCCACCCGCGTCTACCGGACCCCGGCGGGTGCCGAGCAGTTCCCGCTGACGGTCGTGCAGGCGGACCCCTACCGGTCCGCGCCCGGCCGCAGCGGCATGCTGCTGCCGATCGAGCGGGACCGCTGGATGGTCAGTCTCGCCGGGACGCGCGGCGGCGGCGAGCCGCCGGCCGACCCGGACGGCTTCCTGGCCTACGCGTTCGCCCTCGCCAGCCCGATCGTGGGCCGGCTCGCCGCCGGGGCCGAGCCGCTGACCGGGGTGCACCTCAGCCGCAGCACCAGCAACGAGCGGCGCTATCTGGAGCGGACCGCGCGCTGGCCCGAGGGCTTCGTCGTGCTGGGCGACGCGCTGGCCACCTTCAACCCGGCCTACGGGCAGGGCATGTCGGTGGCCGCGCTGGGGGCGCGGCTGCTCGCCCGGGAGCTGCGGCGCGGCGGCCCGGACGCGCCCGGCCTGTCCCGGCGGGTGCAGCGCGGGGCCGCCCGGTCGGTCGACGCGGCCTGGGCGGCGGCGGTCGGCCAGGACGTCTGGTACCCGCAGACACGCGGCGCCCGGCCGACCCCGGCGGACCGCCTCGCCACCGCCTACAGCCGCCGCCTCACCCGCTCGGCCACCGGCTCCTACCGGGCGGCGGCGGCCCTGTGGGACGTGACCAGCATGCGCACGGGCCCCGAACGCCTCTTCCGCCCCACCACCCTCCTGGACGTCGCCTGCGGCCCCCTCCTCCCACCCCTCTCCGGCCCCCCACTGACCCCGTCCGAACGCAAGACCCTGGACACCCTGGACCGCCCCGGCCCGAGGACACCGTCCGCGCCTCCGGCACGACGGGGCTGAGGCAGGGCTGGGCCGGGAGGGCGGTCGCGCCCGAGAGGGCGGGCCGGGGGCGGGCCCGGGGGCCGGGGTCGGGGCCTGGGCTGCTGCCGTCTTCCAGCCTGAGGACCGGGGGCAGCTCCCCCGGAGCGGCCGGGAAATGCCCCGGCCCGAGACACAGGTGCGGTACGGCTGAGGCCGGGCGGCGGGCCCCAGGACAGCGGCAGCGGCCGACGGACCGGCCAGCGGGCCCAGAGGCCGAGGTGGGGGCCCTGGACCCCTGCCGCCCTTCGGCCTGGCGGCCGGGCCGGGGCCGGGGCCGGGGCCGAAGCCGGGAACAGTCCGCCGGGCTGCTGGGGAAGACCCTGGGCCTGCACCACCGGCACGGCTGATCGCCGGGCGGCCGGGTCGAGGGACGGCGGACCGGCGGACCTGTCTGCGGGCCGAGGCCGGGGCCGGGGCCGGGGCCGCTGCCGCCCTCCGGCCTGCGGGCCGGGAACAGCCCACCGGGGCTGCCAGCGAACGGCCCCCCGCCCTCGCCACCGGCATGGCACAGCGCAGCACGGCTGGGGCCCGGCGCCCCTTGCCCCGGCGCCCCCGCCCCGGGGCCCGGCAGAGCGGTCGACGGGCCGGCCGCCGGGGCCGGTCGGAGGGGGCCGGTCCCGTCCGCGCCCGCTGCGCCGTGGTCAGCCCGCGAAGGCGGGCTGGGGGAGGCCGTGGCCCGCGTCGGGGACGACCAGGAGGGCGCCCGCGAGGGGGTGCGGGGCGGAGGGGCCGGTGCGGGCCGAGGTGATGTACAGGTCGGTCAGCGCGGCGCCGCCGAACGCGCAGGCCGTGGTCCGGGCGACGGGGAGTTCCACGACCCGGTCCAGCGTGCCGTCCGGGGTGTAGCGGCGTACCGCCCCGCCCTCCCACAGGGCCACCCACACACAGCCGTCCGCGTCGACGGTCAGGCCGTCCGGGAAGCCCGCGCCCTCCTCCACCCGGGCCAGCGGGCGCCGGTTCACGGCCTGCCGGGCGCCGTCGACGCCGTCCAGGACGTCGAAGACGTCGATCCGGCCGGTGGGCGTGTCGGCGTAGTACATCCGGCGGCCGTCCGGGCTCCAGCCGATGCCGTTGCTCACCGTCACGTCGGTCAGGAAGGGTTCGGCCGTGCCGTCGCCGGTGACGCGGGTCAGCGTGCCGCCGCCCGGCGCCTCGTCGTAGCGCATGGTGCCCGCCCACAGGGAGCCGTCCGGGGCCACGGCGGCGTCGTTGCCCCGGCGGCCGGGCACCGGGTCGCGGTGCAGCCAGCGGAACGCGCCGTCCGGGCCCGGGTCGACCAGGCCCACCCCGTCGCGCAGGTTCAGCACCAGGCCGCCGCCGGTGCGCGGCTTGGCCGCGCCCACGTGCTGCCCGGTGGCGCGGACCGTGCGCCGGCCGGTGGCCGGGTCCCAGGTGTGCACCCGGGAGGAGAGGATGTCGATCCAGATCAGGTGCCCGGCCACCGGGTCCCAGGTGGGCCCCTCGCCCAGTTCGGCCCGCTCCGGCGCCGCCGCCTCGTACTCCGGCCGCCTCATGCCGCGCTCCGGTGGCCGAGGCGCTCGGAGAGCTCGGCGGCGCCCCGCACGGCGAGCCGCTCCAGTTCGCCGGTGCGCTCCTCGCTCCAGCGGACCATCGGCACCGAGATGGACAGGGCGGCGACGACCTCGCCGGTGCGGTCGCGCACCGGGGCGGCCACGCAGCTGACGTCCGGGTTCGACTCGCGGTTCTCCACGGCGAGCCCGCGCTGCCTTATCCCGGCCAGCGCCGCGCGCAGCACGGCCGGGTCGGTGATGCTGTCGGGCGTCATCGCGGCCAGCACCGCGTCGTCCGGGACGCGCGCCGCGAGTTCGGACTCGGGCAGCGAGGCGAGCAGCATCTTTCCGACCGAGGTGCAGTGCGCGGGCAGGCGGCGGCCGGCCGCGGAGACCATGCGCACCGCGTGGGTGGAGTCGACCTTCGCGATGTAGATGACGTCGGTGCCCTCCAGTATCGCGACGTGCACCGTCTCGTCGCAGGTCTCGGCCACCGAGCGGGCCACCTGCTGGCCCTCGGCGGCCAGGTCGAGCTGCTCGGCGTAGCGGCTGCCCAGCTGGTACGGGCGGACGCCGAGCCGGTAGCGGCCGGGCTGCCCGGTGACCGGGACGATGTACTGGCGGGCGGCGAGCGTGGTGACCAGCTCGTGCACCGTGGTGCGCGGCAGCTGGAGCCGGCGCACGATGTCCGGGGCGGAGAGCGTGCCGTCCCCGTCGAGGAAGAGCTCCAGTATGTCCAGAGCCCGGGTCACGGCGGGTACGAGACGTCCCACGGCCGGCTCCCTCCCTGAATCCGGCCTGTTCGAGATTTCAACAGGCGACCGACATGGCGAACGAGGAACATTCACAGGCTAGCCATGGGGGTGGGGCGGGGCAATGGGGCGGCGGTGGCGCGCGGGGCGCATGCCGCCGGGTGGGCGATCGAGGAGCGTCCGCCGCCGGACCCGGCGACCGCGGAACGCCCGCCGCCGGACCGCCGACCGCGGAACGTCTGCCGCCGGGTGGGCGATCATGGAGCGTATGACCGCCTCCGCCGCCGGTTCCCGGCCCCCGTTCACCGCGCGCGACGTCCAGCTGGTGCTGCTGCGCCGCATGGCCGACCACCAGCCGGACCTGGTGGCCGACGCGCGCCGCGAGCTGGGCGCCACGGCGGCGGAGATGCGGGAGGCGAACAAGCGGTGGCAGGCGATGGCGCACACACCGCGCGGCCACTCGGACGCCGTCTTCCGCGGCGCGCTCGGCGCGCCCGAGTCCACGGCGGCCCGCCGCGTCGGCGACGTGGAGTGCGAGGCGCGGCAGTGGCCGCTGCCGCTGTGGCCCACGCTGCGCCTGGAAGTGCTGAGCGGACCGCGCGGCCGGGTCTGGAACGCCTGGCTGGTACGGGCGCCGGGCGCCCCGGCGCCCGTCCTGCGCACGCTCGACGACCTGACCCCCTGGTCCTGCACGGTCGACGAGGCCGCCCGCGCCTTCGCCCCGGCCCGCCCCCTGGAGGGCACGGCACCCACCCGGTGGGGGCTCCTCTTCACCGCGCCCGACGCGCGGGGCGTGGCGCACGAGGTGGCCGCGGAGTTCACCTGGGGGCTGCTCCAGCGCACGCGCGTCAAGGGCGCGTAGGCACCGCGGCGGCGGCCAGGATCTCCGCGACGACCCGCTCCAGCGAGCCCGGGTGCAGCCACAGGAACAGGTTCGGCTCGACCAGTTCGAGTTCCATCACGCACGGGGCGCCGTCCGGTCCGTCCACCAGGTCCACCCGGGCGTACAGCAGCTCGGGCGCGCCGGGTACGGCGGCCAACGCGCTCTCGGCGACCGCGAGTTCGGCGGTGGTCGGGGTCCACGGCTCAAGGCCCGGGTGGGCCGTCTTCTGAGCGTCGTAGGCGGTGCCGGGCGAGAGCACGGCCCGCTTGCGGCTCGCGTGCAGCAGCCGGCCCCCGGCGTACTGGAGCGCCCGCTCCCCGCTGACGTCGATCCGCTCCAGATAGGGCTGCACCATCGCGGTCAGGCCCCCGGCGTGCAGCCGGGCCACCTGCGCGGCGGCCGTCCCGCGCTCGGCGGGCGTGTAGCGGGCGGCGAGCCGGGCGCCCGCGCCGAAGACCGGCTTGACGACGAAGTCGTGGCCGCCGGGCAGGTCCCGCGGCCCGCAGGGCTCCCCGGGCGCCACGTACCGGGTGGGCACCACCGGCACCCCGGCGGCGGCGAGGTCCCCGAGGTAGCGCTTGTCGGTGTTCCAGCGCACGACGGCGGCCGGGTTGGCGAGCCGCGTCGCCTTCGCGCAGCGCTCCGCCCAGGCGGTGAACTCCGCCGCGCGCCCGCTGTAGTCCCACGTGGACCGTATGACGACCAGGTCGTACCCGGCCCAGTCGGCGTCCGGATCGTCCCAGTGCACGGCCTCGGCGTCCGCTCCGGCCGCGCGCAGCGCCGCGACCAGCGGCCCGAGGTCGCGGTCCCGGCTCGGCGCGGCTTTGGGGTCGTAGGTGGCGAGGGCGACACGGGACACGATGGGCTCCTTCGGCGGGCACGGCACAGTACGGATCGGAGGCGGGCACGGCACAGTACGGATCGGAACGGACGGCGGACCGCCCGCACGCTAACAACCCCCGCCGCAACCGGAACACCCCTGTTGACCTTCACCTTCGGGGAAGCCCCAGCATCGGTGGCGGGAACGGAATCGAGGTCCACATGCACACGGGCACGGCCATGCTGACGATCGGCGCCTTTGCGAAGGCGTCCCGACCGCTCGCGCCCGGCGGCACGGTCGTCGTCGACGGCCTCACCCCGGCCGCCTCCTGGCCGCCCCGGCACGAGGGCGCGGTGGGCCGGGCCCGGCTGCACTGGCTGGAGCGTCCCGCGCCGCACGCCGCCGAAGTCCGGCTCGCGGCCGGCCTGAGCGCGGTCGTGGGGCGACGGCGTCCGGGGTAGGACGGTGCTGTGGGTCCCACGACCGGTCCGGCCGCCCCGGTACCGAGGGGTGGCCGGGCCCGGCGGCCGGGACACTGACCAGGTGACCGGCCGGCCCGTCCGGTGACCCAGACGAACACCACGTACACGACGTACACGACGTACACGACGTACACGACGTACACGACGAAGGAGTCCGCCGCGTGTCCTCCCTCTTTCCGGCCCTGACGGATGCCCCGGGGCCCCGGCCTGCCCTGCGGTTCGGCGACCGGGCGCTGACGTATGCGGAACTGGCGGCGGCGGCCGGTG
The sequence above is drawn from the Streptomyces sp. SAT1 genome and encodes:
- a CDS encoding MAB_1171c family putative transporter — protein: MSLVVYLAAGLLGLAAVVLCRRPPRAGWDPLTVSTCVSILLASLVFVCSAPLTLAAVNRLTGIPNFGAPLTYGMISAYSCSLLILLVHWRGGPRRQVRRMVLRSVAAYVALIAVIVVLFLLGDARTERLNDLDTYYANTPYLCEMILLYLIGHSAATLAMCTLCVKWSREVTGLLRAGLRLILAGSALDVAGFQLTKYTAVVARWSGHDLDVLSTQVAPPLASLAALLCSAGFALPRLLPSVLAQVRSLDDYRSLAPLWARVRFVSTAPKPPSGWWQLPRARLHWREVSIHDALLGLAPYFDDEVRERALAAARRAGRTGHEARIAAEAAMLADAARRAAAREEPLPTPSGYRLHATEVSGTGGLVELAQALVRPPAGTPVRGGAVRTSPG
- a CDS encoding FAD-dependent monooxygenase, coding for MSPSPSHRPRRAVVVGAGLAGMLAAAALSSAVDDVVVLDRDDLPDGPEHRKGLPQGRHAHLLMAGGLAAMEELVPGGGVRERLLAAGAREIPLGSGMLALTSEGWFRRWRHDGPRVLSCTRALLDWTVRDLVLTRTGTQIRRARAVGLTGDARRVRGVRIAPAGGGTAGGGTAGGEETELAADLVVDASGRGSRVVTWLAETGITDVRTRSVDCGLVNATRVYRTPAGAEQFPLTVVQADPYRSAPGRSGMLLPIERDRWMVSLAGTRGGGEPPADPDGFLAYAFALASPIVGRLAAGAEPLTGVHLSRSTSNERRYLERTARWPEGFVVLGDALATFNPAYGQGMSVAALGARLLARELRRGGPDAPGLSRRVQRGAARSVDAAWAAAVGQDVWYPQTRGARPTPADRLATAYSRRLTRSATGSYRAAAALWDVTSMRTGPERLFRPTTLLDVACGPLLPPLSGPPLTPSERKTLDTLDRPGPRTPSAPPARRG
- a CDS encoding SMP-30/gluconolactonase/LRE family protein, which gives rise to MRRPEYEAAAPERAELGEGPTWDPVAGHLIWIDILSSRVHTWDPATGRRTVRATGQHVGAAKPRTGGGLVLNLRDGVGLVDPGPDGAFRWLHRDPVPGRRGNDAAVAPDGSLWAGTMRYDEAPGGGTLTRVTGDGTAEPFLTDVTVSNGIGWSPDGRRMYYADTPTGRIDVFDVLDGVDGARQAVNRRPLARVEEGAGFPDGLTVDADGCVWVALWEGGAVRRYTPDGTLDRVVELPVARTTACAFGGAALTDLYITSARTGPSAPHPLAGALLVVPDAGHGLPQPAFAG
- a CDS encoding IclR family transcriptional regulator, translating into MGRLVPAVTRALDILELFLDGDGTLSAPDIVRRLQLPRTTVHELVTTLAARQYIVPVTGQPGRYRLGVRPYQLGSRYAEQLDLAAEGQQVARSVAETCDETVHVAILEGTDVIYIAKVDSTHAVRMVSAAGRRLPAHCTSVGKMLLASLPESELAARVPDDAVLAAMTPDSITDPAVLRAALAGIRQRGLAVENRESNPDVSCVAAPVRDRTGEVVAALSISVPMVRWSEERTGELERLAVRGAAELSERLGHRSAA
- a CDS encoding ATP-grasp domain-containing protein, encoding MSRVALATYDPKAAPSRDRDLGPLVAALRAAGADAEAVHWDDPDADWAGYDLVVIRSTWDYSGRAAEFTAWAERCAKATRLANPAAVVRWNTDKRYLGDLAAAGVPVVPTRYVAPGEPCGPRDLPGGHDFVVKPVFGAGARLAARYTPAERGTAAAQVARLHAGGLTAMVQPYLERIDVSGERALQYAGGRLLHASRKRAVLSPGTAYDAQKTAHPGLEPWTPTTAELAVAESALAAVPGAPELLYARVDLVDGPDGAPCVMELELVEPNLFLWLHPGSLERVVAEILAAAAVPTRP